DNA from Oncorhynchus masou masou isolate Uvic2021 chromosome 5, UVic_Omas_1.1, whole genome shotgun sequence:
TCAACCCAaaagtgttcaatggggttgaagtcagggctctgtgcagaccagtcaagttcttccacaccgatatcgacaaaccatttctgtatggacctcactttgtgcacgggagcATTGTTATgcggaaagggccttccccaaattgttgtcacaaagttggaagcacagaatcgtctaaaatgtacttgtgtgctgtagcgttaagttttcccttcactggaactaaggggcctagcccaaacaaTGAAAGACCgcctcagaccattatttcttctccaccaaactttacagttggcaatatGCATTGAGGCAGGTAGCGTTGTCCTGGCATCCactaaacccagatttgtctgccGGACTGCccaatggtgaagcgtgattcattccagagaacgagtttccactgttccagagtgcAATGGCGGTGagcattacaccactccagccgacaattggcattgtgcatggtgatcttaggcttttttatttgtttaaattcttattttcaatgacggcctaggaacagtgggttaactgactgttcaggggcagaacgacagatttgtaccttgtcagctcagggatttgaacttgaacttggttactagtccaacgctctaaccactagactaccctgccggcttggccatggaaacacatttcatgaagctcccaatgaacagttactgtgctgacgttgctttcagaggcagtttggaactcggtagggaGTGTTGAAACCGATAGATGATTTTTACGTGTTTCAGTACTCGGcaatcccgttctgtgagcttgtgtggcctaccactttgcgcctgagccgttgttgctcctagatgtttccacttaacaataacagcacttacagttgacgggGGCAGCTCTACAGTAGCAGGGCAGAAACTGGACAAActgtcttgttggaaaggtggcatcatatGAGGGTGCCACGTTGTAAGCCACTGAGctattcagtaaggccattctactggcagtatttgtctatggaggttgcatggctgtgtgcttgagtttatacacctgtcagcgacgggtatggctgaaatagGCAAATCGactaatttgaatgggtgtcaacatacttttgtatatatagtgtacttgtttcatatcaacaacaaaaaaatcctaaGACTGATGGGAGTTGTAGTCCAAGCCTGTGGTAAAAGCCTCAAGTAGATTACCTGAACTGATGCTGTAGACTATAGCCACATTAATACCAGTGTCTCCATCTTGTGCTTTTATGCCCTCTGGCTGGATGGTGAGGAAAGGCCCTGTCTAAAGAGGAGATGATGTATTAAATAGACATCACAACCATAGCAACACAGTGGCTTTAAGGATACATATACAACATTTTGTAGTCTGATGGGTATGATGACACTCACTTGTTCTTCCTGTATGGTAGCCTGGTAAAGGCTGTGATTGAAATAGGGATTCAGATTATCAAAGTCCGTAATCTCAAGAACAACGTCTGCTGTGTCGAAGAGATCACCATTATCCTAAAAGGAAGGATCCCAGAAGCATTATTAATAGATAAACATGGATATCCATTTCTGGACCAATGTGGTAGGTTGTGATATGGTGAGATCACCTACCCGCGCCTCAACTGTGAATTTGTAGTTTTGGGCGATGTTGTAGTTCAGAGGTCTCTTAAGCAGTACAACCCCATCGTTGCGGACCTCAAATTCAGCGGGTGCTGGGTCCTTAAATAAGGTGGAAGACCAAAGTCATTGTGGAACAGTATCAGAGGAAGAATCAGATAAATCTGTTCAGTCATAATTTCCATTGGGTTTTCCAATATCTGCTATAGATTATAGACCTACATTGTATACattgtatatatttttgtaagAATGTTGTATGGACAGTTTAGACTAGCGGTTTACTTTGGTGAATATGACATATTGATCACTTCGCTGTGACTAATTTGTGTGACCAAAAGGATTCAAACCCGGATCTCCTGTCCATCCCTCTATGCTAAGGGGATAATGTAGCTCAGGTGTGGTCACAGAACCACTGCTGTTACACTTATTAAAAACTATAGACCAGGACCTGAATGTTTCAGGCGTCTTAGAGGaggactgctgatctaggatcaggtctcccttcttatttattattatctaaaagactaaactgatcctatatcagcactcCTGCTCTGGGACTCTTGGTGAATGCGGGCCCATGTGTGACTCACCAATATGCGGTATGTAATTCTGTTGTTGTTTATGCTGATATCTGCATCCACTGCTTTCACTCTGATCACCTCAGAATTCACTGCCTGAATCTGGAGAGACAAAACACATGGTGGTTAACCACGTAAACACCCCGTAGGGGCTCATTGTATTGCAAGGTGTAAGACAGGAGTATTATGTTTTAGCCAACTCATCTTTTGTAGACTGATGTAGCCTTACCTCAGATATCGCTTTCGTGTACACCTTTTGCTCAAATATTGGAGCGTTGTCATTTAGGTCGGTGACGATAAGTTTTCGTTTATTTTCGAGCTGAAGAGATAATAACAGTTTTATGTCAACAAAATGCACTTCTCATACATTACAATATATTGTTACAATCCATCATATACAGCATACATACTAACCATTGTCACATTAGTTTATAATCTTTCAATTTTACTTACCGCgccattcacacacacaacagaataCCAAAGTTGACCGCCAGTCtacaagagggagagggggggataaTTGTAAAGTTCAAAACCCTTTGCAGCATGTTCATCAGGAATTAGCCTTCGCCTATTTTGTCAATAAAAAAGCGAACACCTAACGTGAACCATACTTGACCATGAATGACGTTGTATAGCTCTGATCCAGAGCGCTACTGCGCATTCCTCTACTATAGGAGTTTAGCAGAGGCACGCGCAccaacaccctggaccagagctagacgTTGTAGAGCCAACATAACCATCTCACCTGTGTTAACAGATCTGCATCCAGCGCCATCTTGGTACGGACTGTTGCATTTGTACTCCCAGGGGTGTAAACTAACTCGAGAAAATGTACGTGTTCTGGAAAGGCATACGCCTCAAGCCTCACGGTATTACCCACGGGGATCTCGTTAAGGGCTTCCACTTCCCCTGTTGTAGCATCAGGGGGAGGCAAATATTCATTAGGGTGATGTATAGTACCAGCAATTTCTATTTAATGTTGTTGAATGTTTCCCCCCATTAGTCAATATATTGTAACAAAGGTTGTTACAAAAAAGACTGAACCCATTCTATAAATCTCATTTTCTCCCCTCATCCAGGCATCTCTCTTTTCCTGTGTAATCGTTTATTAACAGAAATACCAGTAAGACAAATTGGTTTGGTGACTCATGAACAAATATAATACTTGAATGGATATGGCATGGATGACTGCAATGAATGACTGCATTGATTACCCTCATATTCCTCATCCACAGTTCCCAGTGTTAGGTCTGACCCTTCAGCACAGTTCACTGATGTACCTAGAAATAAACATTAGGGCAGACATGGTATTGTTTACGTGGATCTTTAGCATCATGAAATAGCAAATGACAATCTCTAATCAGGATTCTGGTGAATTCTATTTGAGTTGTGTCAATATctcctgttttgcatgttaatttgccattaatacgtgtcacttatcagtttgcaaacaatgtaaaaaaaaaaaaaaaaaaaatcattgttaataaagccgcatacaaaaaTGGTCTCTTTAAAAAAATTGAATAAGGCAGCTCCTTATTgaaggtgtttcagcctagctcagtgctttctgtggtggtggagcagccagcggaaaatacgaatcataggggttggtaatgttctctagttacgccatgattggctcagtgttctgtcactcatggggacactatatCCCTGGACAATCTACGGGGAGAGCTCAAAAACTCAAGCCCCTTGGTGCTGCCATAGAGTAaaattagaagtgcccatccaagaagtctcaaggtcattggccacagataaaatcacgttatatctacggTAGATTTGAtgggactgatcatgtcaacatcatacgttcaaaatcttagctagcaaactagacaagcagtcatcatgaatcacgtcgacaatctactggcaaatccttttcatatgaatccttgtcatatgaagagaaattatagataacatgtatcagtgctcatcggccattggacataaacattacacaataaattggaaattgcaaattcaacaatgagtggtttggaagaaaTCAGCAGTGAACTGCAAGCGTTgtaaagcaatcactagcctgctattcagtggagtgggtgtgtggtccaagtctgagtataagggtctcttttccaagcttaaaaggataaacattcaacaccatgggccagaaaaggttgaaaacATTGTctatgctgtcaatccagcataaCCTCTgccatgttcaaaacaactggaaacccggaaatctcagacttcagtgagttcatgACAACTGGGACCTTGGGAAAAAAACGAGCTCctactgggaaaatacgtttctAACGGTCATTCAATTCGGAATTCCATGtcgggaactcaggcctctttctaaagatccaacctgaagatcactgacgtcatgattcaaccttgttttttttcagagttcccagttgtcttgaaagcaccataaattcagagaatgccaaactttgatgacaaagtttgaggACAAAATcatttagtgttgtgtagtggctttgctggcacgCATCTCAAAAATGGGGGGGACGCTGCCCTACCAAGATaaacatgctaaaatcgccactgtaaTTAGGTAACAACAAGCGTCATGGTCTAATGGCAACACTCTAGGATCCAGCCACATATAAGCCGCTCCCTACTGGTTCATTCCCCGCATTTACCCTCCCTACTGTTACTCCATCttgcctgtctccccctctgtttaCTAATGTCTAAATGAAGTGTCaaaaatacataataataatctAATAAATATCTTATATGTGTAAAATAATATAAGAGCATACATTTAGCAAAATACAAAGGCAAATCAATTACCGATTAACATTTCTAATTGATCTTAACCATtttctattaatctactgtatacAGTATTCCCCAAACCATGTACCGTATTGATATCATACCAATCTTCAAAATGTAGCCACAAACAGACTTTACTCACTGATGGGGAGTCCCATGACATCATGAACACATAGAGAGCCTGAGAGGAGTAACATCCACATAAAACGTATAGACCCCATATTGGATGGTGATTGTCCCTACTTTTCTACCCCCTGCTACAGTTCCGTCCACAGCACCTGCTTGACCGACTGATTTCCTGAATAGAGGGAATATTGAAATGGCCACACTTTATTTACCCTACAATACATTTATGACTTGCCATTAAGTGTTACTGCCTGACTACAGGGATATAAACAGGTCCAAGGGGCACTGACAACACCATGGAATGTGTTGCGCATTCATTGTAACAgccacatacagatgtaggatcttaatttgagccaatttgCAACAGCAGAAAAATAATCCAACAGCAACAGGAAAATTGAATTATGATGTGGATTAATTAAGGGATTTTTTTTAGGGGTTGATATATTTTTCATCAGGGCAAATAAATTCTGAAATCAATGTccaaattacaaactttagaagccaaATACACTTCAAGTTTGCATTCCCTGCTGTGCAGGATAATTATCAGCaacaaaatagtgatcaaattaagatcctacatcggtAGGGCACTACGTTATAGTATGAAGTCTAAGTTTCATTTCCTTGTAAGAGGAAAGGAAGTGCTTTATAGTTTTaaacttcttcaggatcggtGTCCTGTCTacaggacggttgagctaacgtaggctaatgcgattagacATAGagatatctgatattggcagaaagcttagctattacagtgaaagaataacatgctattgtttgatgagagtgcacaattttgaacatgaaaaattatgaataaacaaattaggcacatttgggcagtcttgatacaatatGTTAAACAGAAATGCAATAGTTCAtttgatcagtctaaaacgttgcatattcactgctgccatctagtggccaaaatctaaattgtatgtgggctggaataatacattatggctgTTCTATTGCATTTCAaaaatgatggtacaaaaaaaatacaaaagaacggttgtttttttctttgtattatcttttaccagatctattgtgttattctcctacattcctttcacatttcgaCAAActtaagtgtttcctttcaaatggtaccaagaatatgcatatctttgcttcaggacctgagctacaggcagttagatttgggtatgtcattttaggcgaaaattgaaaaaaaggggcggatccttaagagtTTTAGTGAGTGTGGTTTCAGCCTTCCCGCCACCAACATATCAATGCCAAAAATCATATAAATTGATCTGGATTAAAGTTTATCCAAAATGGACTCCTAAGCTTGACAGCTCCATGGTAACATGGTGTGCCAATGAAGACTTCCTGTAACTGGTACATTGCCTGTCAAACACACCTCAGCCTTATCACTAAGTTTACCGATATTGAGATAATGGTCAGACCCACACCTAGGATTTGAGTGGAGGTTGAACTGTATGTCTGTCTCAGAAAATATCTAGTGCATTTCAATTCAATAAAAACATATGTATGCTGCAGGGAAATAATGCTTTAATACCCTCACCTCAGATTAAATGGCCAGTTGGCTGTTGCTGTACACATTCCTAGTCCTGTTTGTGGTGACATTACACTATATATTCAATAAAAACTGAGTGGGAGATGAGGTTATTATGAAACAATGTGATTTGAGAAATCGAGACTGACCATCTTATGATACTGTAAACCGTCTATAAATAGACCATCTTTGACTGTAATCAGTGAACTTTGACCTAAATCACAGCTGGTGTGAGACACACAAAGATACACAGTAGTTTTAAACTACTGCTTGAGAAAAATGGATTTCAATTGATATGAAAATAAATGTGTGAATCTATTTAAATTAATGTAAATGGGTAATTTtctacaatatacattgtaatttGATGATTTCGAATAAAACACACATTTGGAATATGAGAAACTCTAATAAATGCATTGGAACAGAAACCAAGTTAAAGAAgctaatctctctttctcttcattaATCCTGTTCTATgggtatatcaaatcaaatcaaaatcaaatcaaatgtatttatatagcccttcgtacatcagctgatatctcaaagtgctgtacagaaacccagcctaaaaccccaaacagcaagcaatgcaggtgtagaagcacggtggttaggaaaaactccctagaaaggccaaaacctaggaagaaacctagagaggaaccaggctatgtgggctATATATCTGCCAATAGCCTCCCACACCTGGGAACTATAACACAAGCATAATCAATGAACTACAGTATATTCTGATTGGTCAATCTCAATGCAATCTTAAAGCAAATAGAGAATAAAGAGTGGGAAATAGATGGGTTGATTTAATGTATGCTTTCTTTGATTGCTGATGCACAAATGTGGACTTATTCCCTTTTATCAACAGTTTATGATTTATAACAAATTCACATTCTGAATGAACGCTTCATAATGAGTCTACTTTGAAAGTTTATACCAGATACCCGCTTGTAAAATCACTTTACTCATCTCTTTCTAATTTCACAAATGTTTTAACTATAAGGTGTGGTATCGGTTTGTGGTTAAATATGGTTATACTTTTTCCCGCTTTTTATCAGAAACAATGTACTGTACTCAGTCTGTGTCGCTGAAACGTTACAGATTGCGAGacagaaatgtaaaggtaatttcccaTTGAGACGACATACGCAGCGTTTACCGTGACTGCGCAGTCGCCACTGaatttttaataaaaaaataataattaaaatgtaattttacccccttttctccccaatttcgtggtatccaattgtttagtagctactatcttgtctcatcgctacaactcccgtacggtctcgggagagacgaaggttgaaagtcatgcgtcctccaatacacaacccaaccaagccgcactgcttcttaacacagcgccatccaatccggaagccagccgcaccaatgtgtcggaggaaacaccgtgcacctggcaaccttggttagcgcgcactgcacctggcccgccacaggagtcgctggtgcacgatgagacaaggatctccctaccggccaaaccctccctaacccggacgacgctaggccaattgtgcattgccccacggacctcccggtcgcggccgtttacgacagagcctgggcacgaacccagagtctctggtggtacAGCAGGCGCTGTCGCCACTGAAATTAGCCTTAATATTTCTATCACGCTGTAATGCTGAACATCCGCAATACcaattgaatagagcccttagtcAGTTGAATCTAAACAAGAAGCTGCTTAACCAATTAGAACAGAGCTGTTACAACACTGTGGGAAATGATAAACTATTGGCCTTGGTTTTACAGAAAATCAATTATGTACAGTTGCATTAGTGAAAGATAATTAAGATTATTAAAGGGCAATCTGCAGTTCTGTATTCTGTTCCAAACCTGGACCAGGTTCTGTATTCCGTTCCAAACCTGGACCAGGTTCTGTATTCTGTTCCAAACCAGGTAACTGGTATGCCATTGGGCTGTATTGTAGTTTTCTCTAGAAGTATAGAGGTTGATTATAATCTTTCAGAAATCTACACATATAAAGAAGTGATTGTATGTTGAAAtaaattatttttaatttaaaaaaatactttattCTAAATAATTGTTTAAAAAGTGACTTAGAGTTAGGGTCACTGCTGTAGGTACAGTGTAACAATAATGAGTACTTACAATAGTGTTGCACTGTAAACCTACTTATAGGAGCACTGTAATAAATGTTGTCCACAGTTATTTCCCGATTCGTCCTGTAAGATGAACCCTTTTGACTCTCTTTGGCCCAGTCTACAGAATGACACAGCATCGCCTCTCCCGCTGAGGCTTATAGGAGTCTCTGCTCTCGGGGATACTGACAGACACATGATTTATTTTGCTCTCACAAAGCATTAAGTCATGTGGCATGTCAATCACAGACTCCCTTGATGGTGTTGGCCTGGGACTCACAACAGAGGGCCTCTTGTTGTTTACCCAGTCAGGTTGGCTGACAGCTGGTTGACAAACGGTGGTGTGGCTTTGAGCTGGAGTCTCTTGCCGCTTGACTGCTTTGACAAACATAATGGTTCTGGGGTACCCAGCTTGCCTTAGCAGCTCCTCCAGTCCCAGATTACGGATGAGCCTGACCAAACCCTTACTGATCCGATAGGTGTTCTGGCGATCAAAGGTTCTCACATCCTCGTGTTGGGTCACATAGACTTTATCCAACACCGAGCCGGGGTGAAGACTGATGATGATACGGTCCATATTGCTGTCATCATGGTGTCGTTTGTAGTTCTGCCTAACGTATGGTGGCAGGTCACCTGCCCCTGAGGTATTCAGGTTGCCCACCTCATAGTATGGAAAGTTCTGGTTGGGGAGCAGTTGATAACAGTTACCGTCACACTCGAGTCGGTTATCGAAGCGATGGAAGCCGAACTCCCTCCTTTTGGGGTTGTACAGCGCCAGCAGGTCACCATTGTTGTTGAATATGACGTAGTTATGGGAGAACCAGTGGAGCAGGTAAAGCCCATGCCTGGGCCAAGGCCTACCAAAGCCAGACGAGTTGAGGTGTCCAATTTCATTTAATGTTTTAATGTTAGCCATCGTTACACCTGAAGAgattggaggaaagagagagaggaaaacaaaatgtttacCCTACAACTACATGACATGCCTGTCATACACAATatagctacactacatgacaaaaagtatgtggacacctgctcgtcgaacatctcattccaatttCATGGGTATTAAATATGGAGTAGGTCCCACCCTTATTGTACTGATGTTATTTCCagatgcagtttggaactcggtagtgagtgttgcaaccgaggacagatgatttttacgcgcttcagcactcggcgttcccgttctgtgagcttgtgtggcctatttGAGCCGGTTTTGgtcctagaagtttccacttcacaataacagcacttacagttgaccggggcagctctagcagggtaggaagttgatgaactgacttgttgaaaaggtggcatcatatgacggtgccacgttgaacgtcactgagctcttcagtaaggccattctactgccaatgtttgtctatggagtatgcatggcggtgtgctcgattttacacaCTTGTCAGCAGCGGgtttgcaggcgaaaacctgaggaaaatccaatcaggaagtgctgtTATTCTGGAACCTCTCTTTTCCATTGcaagcctatcctccatttaaagcaatatcaaccagattcctttctctatggcttccacatggtgtgaacagtatTTAGACATAGTTTctggcttttattctgaaaaatgagcgagaatgaTCACATCGTGTCTGTGGATAGCTAGGTGTCCCCAGATCTGTAGATTACTAaacaaaacgcgccaaccaaatggaggtttttggatataaaaataatctttatcgaacaaaacaaacatttattgtgtaactgggagtctcgtgagtgcaaacatacgaagatcaaaggtaagggattaatttgattggtcacgaaagtcagaaaagcaatctactttgctgctagctgtttaatgttgtgtctgctgagagagctgtcctcacataatcgcatggtttgctttcaccgtaaatcctttttgaaatctgacatgccggGTGGATTAATATTCAAACACTCAAAAATATTTTGTCAGtttttaaaaattattattaGTACTGGCTGATACTATAATTCACAAACTATACAATAATAGGTGTTTGATGTTACAGTTACGATGCCAAATGGAGAAAACAACCTGTGAAACCCGTTACTATGTtgccatgaacacacacacgcgcgagcACGCAccgtgcgctctctctctctttctctcgctcccacacactctcacacacactcatacatactTGCCCTGTACCTTATTTATGAAGTAGATCTGTTCTTGCTGCTTTCTTGCTGTGCGTATGCTGTGTCCTAGTGAGTGTTTTATGGGTATTATCCTGGTAGGGATTAGGCTGGGAGGCTGAAATTTAGGAAATGAAACCGAAAGTACCACATTTTTTGCATGTCAACATTAAAGACTGATTTTGAAACTGTACAAAAATTAACATACTTTTCATGTTCTACTTAGTTTGTCAAAGGCTTACAAAGGTCATACTATATTTTGAATTTTCATTATATAACACTACATTTTATCAACCTCAAGTAGCTTTCAACgatgattggtgtgtgtgtgtgtgtgtgtgtgtgtgtgtgtgtgtgtgtgtgtgtgtgtgtgtgtgtgtgtgtgtgtgtgtgtgtatatggatgGGTTTTCTTGGATATGTAGGCCAATCAGTGATTGATGTGCGTGAGTATGGTGAGAAACACAGCCAATGAGCGGGCATACACAACAGGAGTCACGTGACCGGTGGGGCTACAACATGGCGGATGTTGAAACGTCGAAATCTTTGAACGGTTTGCTGAACGGAATAGCACAAATAGTGTATTATAATAATGCTGAAATAACAGAGGAACTTTTGAAAAATGAACTTTATCCAGACTTAACGCAGGAGGAGTTTCGAGCGATGCATGAAAAGATGAAAGGTCTTTTAAAGGTACTGTCAACTTCTGCATTTTGAGACCATTCTCACCTGATTCCCCTCTTGTTGATTGACAAGCTACCTTATTATAGGGATAGGCTATAGGTAGCAAATAGATACATGTTTCAAATGCTCAACCTCGTCCTGCAGCCCATATGCTTGAAACCAGTTTCTCTATTGTCTTTAGCTGTCTGTACAATCTTACCAAAACAAATCTTTCAGCTCAATCAGTTAATTCAATTTGTACTATACTGTACAAATGGCCTTGTAAATAAATAGCAAGGATAGGGTGTGTGGATTCATTCATGTTGACAACAGTGGTTTTCAATGATCGATCAGTTTGTCTGTCAACAGGCTGAGATTTACCTCTCACTAGATGGCAGCACTAGAACACCTGTTTAAACACATGTCAAGTTTCCCTTCAATGTCCTTGATGTGAAGATGAAGTTGTCTACATTTCTATCTTGTCCAGGCCAAGATAATACAACTAGAAAAACCTCAACCTCTTTGTTAGACTAACAAATATTTGCTTattttcttctccccctctcagtcTATCGCCACTGCTAACATGGATCAGGCCCAGCTGGAAGCCTTCCTGACTGCCCAGACCAGGAAG
Protein-coding regions in this window:
- the LOC135539373 gene encoding uncharacterized protein LOC135539373 gives rise to the protein MANIKTLNEIGHLNSSGFGRPWPRHGLYLLHWFSHNYVIFNNNGDLLALYNPKRREFGFHRFDNRLECDGNCYQLLPNQNFPYYEVGNLNTSGAGDLPPYVRQNYKRHHDDSNMDRIIISLHPGSVLDKVYVTQHEDVRTFDRQNTYRISKGLVRLIRNLGLEELLRQAGYPRTIMFVKAVKRQETPAQSHTTVCQPAVSQPDWVNNKRPSVVSPRPTPSRESVIDMPHDLMLCESKINHVSVSIPESRDSYKPQRERRCCVIL